The Arachis duranensis cultivar V14167 chromosome 9, aradu.V14167.gnm2.J7QH, whole genome shotgun sequence genomic sequence GTTCATTAAGGGTCAGAGTTCTTTCTTGGAGCCAAAGTCAATATCAAAGGCTCAGAGTGAAGGAACTTGATGAGAAGGGTTGAGTGAGGTACATGCATGTTGATTTTGTTTCGGTttttcctctctcttctctctgtcCGAATTGCTGTTGTTTGTTGGACAAGATGTTGCTGACTTGGTTGAACCGGTTTCAACCTTGGAAGCTTTCctttctataataagggtgaacggCCAAAGGTTGAGCCAAGGAGAGAAAGTGTaaagcacagagttctcatagctacccaagcttcttgagttcttctccttcaatgagtttcattctgttttatttttcttagtgTTGTCTGTCTATGTCTCATAGTAAAAGGAAAACATAGTGATGTTTGTAAGAAAAATTCAGTGAGAGAAAAAAGACAGTGATCAATATTAGgaaaaaagccatagatgtcttagagtttcTTTATACATctgtatgttgtgtttcatgatcctgtggggattcccttgcaagttgggttagcactttgcagttgaaagcttggtaggGGTCCAAGTCAAGGTTAGATTTGGGGATAGAATCTGgatttgtcccagataggattgggtagatcctagggaagaattggtgtatgtaatctgatgattatagtaaaaaattctatcactgttgtgatggagactggatgtaggctgcattgtaCTTAGCAGCTTAACTAGGATACTTCTGGGTGtgattctctttttctcttctactcCTATTATGTTTCTGTTGCgttggagacaaaaataaaaaatatctcctaacccgttacgagacaaaaaaaaatgtctCTTGACTTGTTATGAGATAATAGAAGAAATATCTCCTAAAGTTTCTTTGAAAAAGCAGCAATTAATATTCAGtaaaaaagggggctaagattcaactcccccttctcttagccactgattaccatcaattggtatcagagcttggtctcaaagagatcaagctttgtaGCTTGGAAAAAAGATATTGATGGCGGTTAACAATGGCTCAAATCTAGTGGCCTATACTTTGACAGAAAGGCAGTTAAGCAACAGAGCTCCATTCTTCAATTGAAAGAACTATAGTTACtggaaagaaagaatgaatatATTTGTTCAATTTGTAGATTACATACTTTCGAAGATAATCCTGGAAGGTCTACAATTTCCAACAACTACAGGAGCTGATGGTGTGGCTACTCTCAAAGGTGAAGCTGATTGGAATGATGATGACAGAAAGAAAGTAGAGCTCAACGCCAAAGTGGTCAACTTGCTCAACTGTTCAGTCAACTTTGAGGAATATCGATGGGTATCAAGATGCACAACAGTaaaggaaatctgggacaaACTTCAAGTTACTCATGAAGGCACAACCCAAGTCAAAGGATCCAGAATAGACATGCTGAACAGAGACTACAAAATGTTCTCAATGAAAGAAGGAGAAATAATTGATGAAATATTTGAAAGATTCAACGTTATCATTACTGGCTTAGATGTTATGGGAATTAGACATCCTGAATCTGTGCTTGTGAGGGGAATAttgagatgtctcactaaagagtgaAAAATTAAGGCTATAATAATAGTTGAGACTAGTAGTATTGATGAAATGACATATGATGATCTGAGAGGAAACTTACttgtttttgaaaatacttatttaaaaaaagatacaaaaatGAAAGGAGTTCCTCTCAAATCAGTCACTGAGtctctggatgatgaatccagtgataatttATCAGACAATGACTTTCTTTTGTTTgctaagaaattaaaaaaaatgatgaagttGAAGAAACGAAACAAAGGAG encodes the following:
- the LOC107466422 gene encoding uncharacterized protein LOC107466422 — its product is MNIFVQFVDYILSKIILEGLQFPTTTGADGVATLKGEADWNDDDRKKVELNAKVVNLLNCSVNFEEYRWVSRCTTVKEIWDKLQVTHEGTTQVKGSRIDMLNRDYKMFSMKEGEIIDEIFERFNVIITGLDVMGIRHPESVLVRGILRCLTKE